In one Flavobacteriales bacterium genomic region, the following are encoded:
- a CDS encoding DMT family transporter, which translates to MDERARAHLGLFTVNAIYGLNYVVAKGLMPGVIAPGGFILLRVLGASVLFWLLRALRPQRVAWADWSRMLLCAVFGVALNQLMFFHGLMRTSPINASIIMVATPILVLILSGVLIGERISRRKVLGVVLGAIGALALILLRPAGAMAGSTALGDAFILINAASYGLYLVMVKPLMRRYSAVTVMAWCFLIGAFLVLPFGWSDLHAVDWPALTAPALIAMAFVVVMVTFVAYLLNTWALGVVSPSVVGIYIYLQPLLAAFITWLFMRIGPDRFGLTGGYEAALGWHQALCAALIMAGVHLVNAADRER; encoded by the coding sequence ATGGATGAACGCGCACGGGCCCACCTCGGCCTCTTCACGGTCAACGCCATCTACGGGCTCAACTACGTGGTGGCCAAGGGCCTCATGCCGGGCGTGATCGCACCGGGGGGCTTCATCCTGCTCCGCGTGCTGGGCGCATCGGTCCTGTTCTGGCTGCTGCGCGCGCTCCGTCCCCAGCGCGTGGCGTGGGCCGATTGGTCCCGTATGCTCCTCTGCGCCGTCTTCGGCGTGGCGCTCAACCAGCTCATGTTCTTCCACGGGCTCATGCGCACCTCCCCGATCAATGCCAGCATCATCATGGTGGCCACGCCCATCCTGGTGCTCATCCTGTCCGGTGTCCTCATCGGCGAGCGCATCTCGCGCCGAAAGGTGCTGGGCGTGGTGCTCGGCGCCATCGGCGCGCTGGCGCTGATCCTGCTCAGGCCAGCCGGCGCAATGGCCGGTTCCACGGCGCTCGGCGATGCCTTCATCCTCATCAATGCCGCCAGCTACGGCCTCTATCTGGTGATGGTGAAGCCGCTCATGCGCCGCTATTCAGCCGTTACCGTGATGGCCTGGTGCTTCCTCATCGGCGCATTCCTGGTGCTGCCGTTCGGTTGGTCCGACCTGCATGCGGTGGACTGGCCGGCGCTCACGGCCCCTGCGCTGATCGCCATGGCTTTCGTGGTGGTGATGGTGACATTCGTGGCCTATCTGCTGAATACCTGGGCGCTGGGCGTGGTGAGCCCCAGCGTTGTGGGCATCTACATCTACCTGCAGCCGCTGCTGGCCGCCTTCATCACCTGGCTCTTCATGCGCATCGGACCGGACCGCTTCGGGCTGACGGGCGGTTACGAGGCAGCCTTGGGCTGGCATCAGGCGCTGTGCGCTGCGCTCATCATGGCGGGCGTGCATCTGGTGAACGCGGCGGATCGCGAGCGCTAG
- a CDS encoding lysylphosphatidylglycerol synthase transmembrane domain-containing protein translates to MAAPMGKQGMHQQEQEFRSKFRLGRVMIPVVIGLLASAWLLWRDLGKVRYEHVGPGKGDHAWTDANGNRIADLAEAAEFTPTAPGQGAYKRMTARETLRTVDWTWHSTCWILLAVVATAFRDLGYIYRLRVLSDGHLTWRQSFNVTFLWEFASALTPSVVGGSGIAMFIIGREGIALGRATAIVLVTALMDELFYVVMVPIVFIAVGMHHLFPGELDNAFWGLPIRTIFWLGYAFIVLLVTIIFYSVFFRPRAFKFILLHLFRIPFLRRWRPYLIRVGDDIAITSTELKGKPKRFWAKAFAATCFSWANRFLVINLVVAAFFTVEDHLLLYARQLIMWVILLISPTPGGSGIAEIAFAGFFRDLLPAVGYIGAIAILWRLLSYYLYLVMGTLVLPRWFRSTQPKN, encoded by the coding sequence ATGGCCGCACCGATGGGTAAGCAGGGGATGCACCAGCAGGAGCAGGAATTCCGGAGCAAGTTCCGGCTGGGGCGGGTGATGATCCCGGTGGTGATCGGGCTGTTGGCCTCGGCCTGGCTGCTCTGGCGCGACTTGGGCAAGGTACGGTACGAGCATGTCGGACCCGGCAAGGGCGACCATGCCTGGACGGATGCGAACGGCAATCGCATCGCCGACCTCGCCGAAGCGGCCGAGTTCACGCCAACGGCTCCGGGGCAGGGCGCCTACAAGCGGATGACAGCGCGGGAGACGCTGCGCACGGTGGACTGGACCTGGCACAGCACCTGTTGGATCCTGCTGGCCGTGGTGGCCACCGCCTTCCGCGACCTGGGCTACATCTACCGCCTCCGCGTGCTGAGCGACGGCCATCTCACCTGGCGGCAGAGCTTCAATGTCACCTTCCTCTGGGAATTTGCCTCGGCCCTCACGCCATCCGTGGTGGGCGGCTCCGGCATCGCCATGTTCATCATCGGCCGGGAAGGGATTGCGCTGGGCCGCGCCACGGCCATCGTCCTTGTCACCGCACTCATGGACGAGCTCTTCTACGTGGTGATGGTCCCCATCGTCTTCATCGCCGTGGGCATGCACCACCTATTCCCGGGCGAGCTCGACAACGCCTTCTGGGGCCTGCCGATCCGCACCATCTTCTGGCTCGGCTATGCCTTCATCGTCCTTCTCGTCACCATCATCTTCTACAGCGTCTTCTTCCGCCCGCGGGCCTTCAAATTCATCCTGCTCCACCTGTTCCGTATCCCCTTCCTGCGGCGCTGGCGGCCTTATCTGATACGCGTGGGGGACGACATCGCCATCACCAGTACCGAGCTCAAGGGCAAGCCGAAGCGCTTCTGGGCGAAGGCCTTCGCCGCCACCTGCTTCTCCTGGGCCAACCGCTTCCTGGTGATCAACCTGGTCGTGGCCGCATTCTTCACCGTGGAAGACCACCTGCTGCTCTATGCCCGGCAGCTGATCATGTGGGTGATCCTGCTCATCAGTCCGACACCGGGCGGCAGCGGCATCGCCGAGATCGCATTCGCCGGGTTCTTCCGCGACCTGCTGCCAGCAGTGGGCTACATCGGGGCCATCGCCATCCTCTGGCGGCTGCTCAGCTACTACCTGTACCTGGTGATGGGCACCCTGGTGCTGCCGCGCTGGTTCCGATCCACACAGCCGAAGAACTAG
- a CDS encoding cystathionine gamma-synthase, protein MKFGTKAIHAGVEPDPSTGAIMTPIFQTSTYVQAAPGDHKGYEYSRTHNPTRTALQSALAALENATHGLCFSSGMASIDAIVKLLKPGDEVVSTNDLYGGTYRLFTKIFEGFGVKFRFVDMGDLKNVEAAMSPATRLIWAETPTNPLLRIIDIAGLSAIARKHGCLLGVDNTFASPYLQTPLDLGADIVMHSVTKYLGGHSDVVMGALIVKDAQLAERLAFIQNSSGATPGPMDCFLVLRGLKTLHLRMQRHCENGKAVAEWLVKHPKVDRVYWPGFGTHANHDVAKRQMRGFGGMISFTLKGDDMADATKVLSSTRLFSLAESLGGVESLLGHPASMTHASIPREERLRNGLADTLIRLSVGLEDAEDLIADLDQALR, encoded by the coding sequence ATGAAGTTCGGCACCAAGGCCATCCACGCCGGCGTGGAACCCGACCCCTCCACCGGGGCCATCATGACGCCCATCTTCCAGACCAGCACCTACGTGCAGGCTGCGCCGGGGGACCACAAGGGCTACGAGTACAGCCGTACCCACAACCCTACCCGCACCGCGCTGCAGAGCGCGCTGGCCGCGCTCGAGAACGCCACGCACGGCCTCTGCTTCAGCAGCGGCATGGCCAGCATCGATGCCATCGTCAAATTGCTGAAGCCCGGCGATGAGGTGGTGAGCACCAACGACCTCTACGGCGGCACCTACCGGCTCTTCACGAAGATCTTCGAGGGCTTCGGGGTGAAGTTCAGGTTCGTGGACATGGGCGACCTGAAGAACGTGGAGGCCGCCATGAGCCCGGCCACGCGGCTCATCTGGGCCGAGACGCCCACGAACCCGCTGTTGCGCATCATCGACATCGCGGGCCTGAGCGCCATCGCCAGGAAGCACGGCTGCCTGCTGGGCGTGGACAACACCTTCGCCAGCCCCTACCTGCAGACGCCGCTCGACCTCGGCGCCGACATCGTGATGCACAGCGTGACCAAGTACCTGGGGGGCCACAGCGATGTGGTGATGGGCGCGCTCATCGTTAAGGATGCGCAGCTCGCCGAGCGCCTGGCCTTCATTCAGAACAGCAGCGGGGCCACCCCCGGTCCCATGGACTGCTTCCTGGTGCTCCGCGGCCTGAAGACGCTTCACCTGCGCATGCAGCGCCATTGCGAGAACGGCAAGGCCGTGGCCGAATGGCTGGTGAAGCACCCCAAGGTGGACAGGGTCTACTGGCCCGGCTTCGGCACGCACGCCAACCACGATGTGGCCAAGCGCCAGATGCGCGGCTTCGGCGGCATGATCAGCTTCACACTGAAGGGCGACGACATGGCCGATGCGACCAAGGTGCTGAGCAGCACCCGCCTGTTCTCGCTGGCCGAGAGCCTTGGGGGCGTGGAGTCGCTGCTGGGCCACCCTGCCAGCATGACGCACGCCAGCATCCCGCGCGAGGAGCGCCTCAGGAACGGCCTCGCCGACACGCTGATCCGCCTGAGCGTGGGCCTGGAGGACGCTGAGGACCTGATCGCCGACCTGGATCAGGCGCTTCGCTGA
- a CDS encoding polyphosphate kinase 2 family protein — protein sequence MKSLLHDARFAVERPGAFRLKDHVTDLPTDEDKKELKARLEKDKERIADLQELLYASGSHAVLLIFQAMDAAGKDSCIRHVMSGVNPQGVRVWSFKAPSSLERSHDFLWRHYQAVPERGHIGIHNRSHYEEVLVTRVHPEFILGQRIPGIRTAKDIGEAFWEDRYAAIRSWEKQLADSGTAVMKFYLHMSRRVQKERFLERIEDPAKKWKFNAGDVKERAHWETYMNAYEQAIGATAAPHAPWYIVPADEQWESRAMVGRLIRERLESLRLQHPVLDRVAEEQLATARAALMAERH from the coding sequence ATGAAGAGCCTGCTGCATGATGCGCGCTTCGCCGTGGAGCGCCCCGGTGCCTTTCGTCTGAAGGACCATGTTACGGACCTTCCCACGGACGAGGACAAGAAGGAGCTGAAGGCCCGCCTGGAGAAGGACAAAGAGCGCATCGCGGACCTTCAGGAGCTGCTGTACGCTTCAGGGAGCCATGCCGTGCTCCTCATCTTCCAGGCGATGGATGCCGCCGGCAAGGACAGCTGCATCCGCCACGTGATGAGCGGAGTGAATCCGCAAGGCGTGCGCGTATGGAGCTTCAAGGCGCCGAGCTCGCTCGAGCGCAGCCACGATTTCCTCTGGCGGCACTACCAAGCCGTTCCCGAGCGCGGACACATCGGCATCCACAACCGGTCGCACTACGAGGAAGTGCTCGTCACCCGCGTCCACCCGGAGTTCATCCTCGGGCAGCGCATACCCGGCATCCGCACTGCGAAGGACATCGGGGAGGCATTCTGGGAAGACCGGTACGCAGCCATCCGGTCGTGGGAAAAGCAACTGGCGGACAGCGGAACGGCGGTGATGAAGTTCTACCTCCACATGAGCAGGCGCGTGCAGAAGGAGCGCTTCCTGGAGCGCATCGAGGACCCCGCCAAGAAATGGAAGTTCAACGCCGGTGATGTCAAGGAGCGCGCACACTGGGAGACCTACATGAACGCCTACGAGCAGGCCATCGGCGCCACCGCAGCGCCGCATGCGCCATGGTACATCGTCCCCGCCGATGAGCAATGGGAGAGCCGTGCCATGGTCGGCCGGCTCATCCGGGAGCGGCTCGAGTCGCTGCGCCTCCAGCATCCGGTGCTCGACCGGGTCGCCGAGGAGCAACTGGCCACCGCGCGCGCGGCGCTCATGGCCGAGCGGCACTGA
- a CDS encoding DUF4345 domain-containing protein: MRTNRILDAAAWSLVGISALGVGAVSAMAFMDPQAVMDLVQVDLGTTDAYSSIRGVYGGVGATLLVVLLTLARRHRREAMGFLGVLWGMYALSRLITIRMEGALGDFGSQWLVIEAVLCAASFTVYALMGRQAQRAAYSLT, translated from the coding sequence ATGAGAACGAATCGAATCCTTGATGCAGCGGCCTGGTCGCTGGTCGGCATCTCCGCGCTCGGCGTGGGTGCGGTGAGCGCAATGGCCTTCATGGACCCGCAGGCCGTGATGGACCTGGTGCAGGTCGATCTGGGCACCACCGATGCTTACAGCTCCATCCGCGGCGTATACGGCGGGGTGGGCGCCACGCTCCTGGTAGTGCTGCTGACGCTGGCGCGCCGGCATCGGCGCGAGGCCATGGGCTTCCTCGGCGTGCTCTGGGGGATGTACGCGCTCTCGCGGCTCATCACCATCCGCATGGAAGGCGCGCTCGGCGACTTCGGCAGTCAGTGGCTGGTGATCGAAGCGGTGCTGTGTGCCGCGTCGTTCACGGTCTACGCGCTCATGGGCCGCCAGGCGCAGCGCGCTGCCTATTCACTGACCTAG
- the aspS gene encoding aspartate--tRNA ligase, with protein sequence MYRTHTCGELRLSDAGTTVTLAGWVQRARDLGGMTFVDLRDRFGITQLGFNMERDKGLCEQARQLGREFVVQATGTVRERESKNANIPTGEIELIVTELKVLNAAKTPPFTIEEETDGGDELRMKYRYLDLRRASVRRNFELRHRMAIEVRNYLSAQHFLEVETPVLIKSTPEGARDFVVPSRMHQGEFYALPQSPQTFKQLLMVAGFDRYFQIVKCFRDEDLRQDRQPEFTQIDCEMAFVEQEDILNTFEGMAKHLFKAIHGVEFNAPFPRMSFDEAMRSYGCDKPDLRFGMKFHELNDLVQGKGFKVFDEAELVVGINAEGCAGWSRKQTDALIDFVKRPQVGATGIVFVKWTEEGLKSTVDKFYTPEHLQRWAECFGMQQGDLLCIMAGKLDKTRKQLNELRLHLGDLLKLRDPKVFKPLWVVDFPLLEQDEETGRWHAMHHPFTAPKPEDAQKLFDQQDLGSVRANAYDLVINGTEIGGGSIRIHDRAMQEAMFRVLGFIDEDARYKFGFLMDAFEYGAPPHGGAAFGFDRWVSLFGHRTDIREFIAFPKNNAGRDVMIDAPSRIDDEQLTELGIHLKA encoded by the coding sequence ATGTACCGTACCCACACCTGCGGCGAGCTCCGCCTCTCTGACGCCGGAACCACCGTGACCCTGGCCGGATGGGTCCAGCGCGCCCGCGACCTGGGCGGCATGACCTTCGTGGACCTGCGCGACCGCTTCGGCATCACCCAGCTCGGCTTCAACATGGAGCGCGACAAAGGGCTGTGTGAGCAGGCCCGCCAGCTGGGCCGCGAGTTCGTGGTGCAGGCCACCGGCACTGTGCGCGAGCGCGAGAGCAAGAATGCCAACATCCCCACCGGCGAGATCGAGCTCATCGTCACCGAACTGAAGGTGCTCAACGCCGCCAAAACGCCGCCCTTCACCATCGAGGAGGAAACCGACGGCGGCGATGAGCTGCGGATGAAGTACCGCTACCTCGACCTGCGCCGCGCCAGCGTGCGCCGCAACTTCGAACTACGCCACCGCATGGCCATCGAGGTGCGCAACTACCTCAGCGCACAGCACTTCCTGGAGGTGGAGACCCCCGTGCTGATCAAGAGCACGCCCGAAGGAGCCCGCGATTTCGTGGTGCCCAGCCGCATGCACCAAGGCGAGTTCTACGCGCTGCCGCAGAGCCCGCAGACCTTCAAGCAGCTGCTGATGGTGGCCGGCTTTGACCGCTACTTCCAGATCGTGAAGTGCTTCCGCGACGAGGACCTGCGCCAGGACCGGCAGCCTGAGTTCACGCAGATCGACTGCGAGATGGCCTTCGTGGAACAGGAAGACATCCTGAACACCTTCGAGGGCATGGCCAAGCACCTGTTCAAGGCCATCCACGGGGTCGAGTTCAACGCGCCCTTCCCTCGCATGAGCTTCGATGAGGCGATGCGGAGCTACGGCTGCGACAAGCCCGACCTGCGCTTCGGGATGAAGTTCCACGAGCTGAACGACCTCGTGCAGGGCAAGGGCTTCAAGGTGTTCGACGAGGCCGAGCTGGTGGTGGGCATCAACGCCGAGGGCTGCGCGGGCTGGAGCCGCAAACAGACCGACGCGCTCATCGACTTCGTGAAGCGCCCGCAGGTCGGCGCCACGGGCATCGTATTCGTGAAGTGGACCGAAGAGGGCCTGAAGAGCACGGTGGACAAGTTCTACACGCCCGAGCACCTGCAGCGCTGGGCGGAGTGCTTCGGCATGCAACAGGGCGATCTGCTGTGCATCATGGCCGGCAAGTTGGACAAGACCCGCAAGCAACTGAACGAGCTGCGCCTGCACCTCGGCGACCTGCTGAAGCTCCGCGACCCCAAGGTCTTCAAGCCGCTGTGGGTGGTCGATTTCCCCTTGCTGGAGCAGGACGAAGAGACGGGCCGCTGGCACGCCATGCACCACCCCTTCACGGCGCCGAAGCCCGAGGACGCGCAGAAGCTCTTCGACCAGCAGGACCTCGGCAGCGTGCGCGCCAACGCCTACGACCTGGTGATCAACGGCACCGAGATCGGCGGTGGCAGCATCCGCATCCACGACCGCGCCATGCAGGAGGCCATGTTCCGCGTGCTGGGCTTCATCGATGAGGACGCCCGCTACAAGTTCGGCTTCCTGATGGACGCCTTCGAGTACGGCGCTCCTCCGCACGGCGGCGCGGCCTTCGGCTTCGACCGCTGGGTGAGCCTCTTCGGCCACCGCACGGACATCCGGGAGTTCATCGCCTTTCCGAAGAACAATGCGGGCAGGGATGTGATGATCGACGCGCCGAGCCGGATCGATGACGAGCAGCTCACGGAGCTGGGCATCCACCTGAAAGCCTGA
- a CDS encoding nucleoside deaminase, translated as MTGTDEHFLREAIALARAGMDRNDGGPFGCVIVKDGVIIGRGNNRVTSSNDPTAHAEVLAIREACRALGSFQLEGCTLYTSCEPCPMCLGAIYWARPDRVVYAGTRADAADAGFDDQLIYDELPLPPGDRRLPMLTMLREEALPVFEAWKAKPDKTAY; from the coding sequence ATGACAGGGACCGACGAGCATTTCCTGCGTGAGGCCATCGCCCTGGCCCGAGCCGGCATGGACCGCAACGACGGCGGTCCCTTCGGCTGCGTGATCGTGAAGGACGGCGTCATCATCGGCCGGGGCAACAATCGGGTGACCAGCAGCAACGACCCCACGGCGCACGCCGAGGTGTTGGCCATCCGCGAAGCATGCCGGGCGCTTGGCTCCTTCCAGCTCGAAGGCTGCACGCTCTACACCAGCTGCGAGCCCTGCCCCATGTGCCTGGGCGCCATCTATTGGGCCCGGCCGGACCGCGTGGTGTACGCAGGCACCCGTGCGGATGCCGCCGATGCGGGCTTCGATGACCAGCTGATCTACGACGAGCTGCCGCTGCCGCCCGGAGATCGGCGCCTGCCGATGCTGACGATGCTGCGCGAGGAGGCGCTTCCGGTCTTTGAAGCGTGGAAGGCGAAGCCGGACAAGACCGCTTATTGA